Proteins from a genomic interval of Streptococcus oralis:
- the sdbB gene encoding thiol-disulfide oxidoreductase-associated lipoprotein SdbB, translating into MKKVIFAGLSLMSLFLLIACGEKETKQTSSPKQPAVQQIAVGKDAPDFTLQSMDGKEVKLSDYKGKKVYLKFWASWCGPCKKSMPELMELAAKQDRDFEILSVIAPGLQGEKTVQDFPKWFQEQGYKDIPVLYDTQATAFQAYQIRSIPTEYLIDSQGKIGKIQFGAISNADAEAAFKEMK; encoded by the coding sequence ATGAAAAAAGTTATTTTTGCTGGATTGAGCCTCATGTCTCTATTCTTGTTGATTGCCTGTGGTGAAAAAGAAACCAAACAGACAAGCAGTCCAAAACAACCCGCTGTACAACAAATCGCAGTCGGTAAGGATGCACCAGACTTCACCTTGCAGTCTATGGATGGCAAAGAAGTGAAGTTATCAGACTATAAAGGGAAAAAAGTTTATTTGAAATTCTGGGCTTCTTGGTGTGGACCATGTAAAAAAAGCATGCCTGAGTTGATGGAATTAGCTGCCAAACAAGATCGAGACTTTGAAATCTTGAGTGTCATTGCACCTGGTCTACAAGGTGAAAAAACAGTTCAAGACTTTCCAAAATGGTTTCAAGAGCAAGGGTATAAGGATATACCAGTCTTGTATGATACCCAAGCAACTGCCTTTCAAGCCTACCAAATTCGTAGTATTCCGACAGAGTACTTGATTGATAGTCAAGGTAAAATTGGGAAAATTCAGTTCGGTGCTATTAGCAATGCAGATGCAGAAGCGGCTTTTAAAGAAATGAAATAA
- the ccdA2 gene encoding thiol-disulfide oxidoreductase-associated membrane protein CcdA2 yields the protein MESIIFLVSVFLAGILSFFSPCIFPLLPVYAGILLDDQGNSKSFRFFGRDVAWSGLIRTLCFIAGISLIFFILGFGAGFLGHMLYAAWFRYAMGIVIILLGLHQMEILHFNKLEVQKTVTFKQSKSNHYLSAFLLGITFSFGWTPCIGPVLSSVLALAASGGNGAWQGAVLTLVYTLGMALPFILLALASGWIMPYFSKLKPHMILLKKIGGALIILMGLLLMLGQLNALSGILG from the coding sequence TTGGAGTCGATTATATTTCTAGTATCCGTTTTTTTAGCAGGTATTCTGTCCTTCTTTTCACCCTGCATCTTTCCTTTGCTACCTGTCTATGCTGGTATTTTACTGGATGATCAGGGAAATTCGAAAAGCTTTCGCTTTTTTGGAAGAGACGTTGCCTGGTCAGGCTTAATTCGGACCTTGTGCTTTATTGCAGGAATCTCCCTAATTTTCTTTATTTTAGGATTTGGAGCTGGATTCCTAGGGCACATGCTCTATGCAGCCTGGTTTCGTTATGCTATGGGAATAGTCATTATTCTTTTAGGGCTTCACCAGATGGAAATCTTGCATTTCAATAAACTGGAAGTTCAAAAGACAGTCACCTTCAAACAATCTAAGTCTAATCACTATCTATCAGCCTTTTTACTTGGGATAACCTTTAGTTTTGGCTGGACCCCTTGTATCGGACCGGTCTTAAGTTCAGTCTTGGCCCTAGCAGCTTCAGGTGGCAATGGTGCTTGGCAAGGAGCCGTGTTAACATTAGTATACACATTGGGAATGGCCCTTCCTTTCATTCTTTTGGCCTTGGCTTCGGGCTGGATTATGCCCTATTTTAGTAAATTAAAACCCCATATGATTCTACTAAAGAAAATCGGGGGAGCTTTGATTATTTTGATGGGATTATTATTAATGCTAGGGCAGTTAAATGCCTTGTCAGGAATTCTTGGATAA
- a CDS encoding methionyl aminopeptidase encodes MITLKSAREIEAMDKAGDFLASIHIGLRDLIKPGVDMWEVEEYVRRRCKEENFLPLQIGVDGAVMDYPYATCCSLNDEVAHAFPRHYILKDGDLLKVDMVLGGPIAKSDLNVSKLNFNNVEQMKKYTQSYTGGLADSCWAYAVGTPSEEVKNLMDVTKEAMYIGIEQAVVGNRIGDIGAAIQEYAESRGYGVVRDLVGHGVGPTMHEEPMVPNYGVAGRGLRLREGMVLTIEPMINTGDWEIDTDMKTGWAHKTIDGGLSCQYEHQFVITKDGPVILTSQGEEGTY; translated from the coding sequence ATGATAACTTTAAAATCAGCACGTGAAATCGAAGCCATGGACAAGGCAGGTGATTTCCTCGCTAGTATCCATATCGGCTTACGTGATTTGATTAAGCCAGGCGTGGATATGTGGGAAGTAGAAGAGTATGTTCGTCGCCGATGCAAAGAGGAGAATTTCCTTCCTCTACAGATTGGGGTAGATGGTGCAGTCATGGATTACCCCTATGCCACTTGCTGCTCTCTCAACGACGAAGTAGCTCACGCTTTTCCACGTCATTACATTTTAAAAGATGGCGATTTGCTCAAGGTTGACATGGTTCTAGGTGGTCCGATTGCCAAATCCGACCTCAATGTGTCAAAACTCAACTTTAATAATGTTGAGCAAATGAAAAAATACACGCAAAGTTATACTGGTGGTCTAGCAGATTCGTGCTGGGCTTATGCGGTTGGTACCCCCTCTGAAGAAGTGAAAAACTTGATGGATGTGACCAAGGAAGCTATGTATATAGGGATTGAGCAAGCGGTTGTTGGCAATCGTATCGGCGATATTGGTGCAGCAATTCAAGAATACGCTGAAAGTCGCGGTTATGGTGTCGTGCGTGATTTGGTTGGTCACGGAGTTGGTCCAACTATGCACGAGGAGCCAATGGTCCCTAACTACGGTGTTGCAGGCCGTGGTCTTCGTCTACGTGAAGGAATGGTACTAACCATTGAACCCATGATCAATACTGGTGATTGGGAAATCGATACAGATATGAAGACCGGCTGGGCTCATAAGACTATTGATGGCGGTCTATCTTGCCAATATGAACACCAGTTCGTGATTACCAAAGACGGTCCAGTTATCTTGACTAGTCAAGGTGAAGAAGGAACGTATTAA
- the spxR gene encoding CBS-HotDog domain-containing transcription factor SpxR produces MSKHQEILSYLEELPIGKRVSVRSISNHLGVSDGTAYRAIKEAENRGIVETRPRSGTIRVKPKKVAIERLTYAEIAEVTSSEVLAGQEGLEREFSKFSIGAMTEQNILSYLHDGGLVIVGDRTRIQLLALENENAVLVTGGFHVQDDVLEMANKKNIPVLRSKHDTFTVATMINKALSNVQIKTDILTVEKLYRPSHEYGFLRETDTVKDYLDLVRKNRSSRFPVVNQYQVVVGVVTMRDAGDKSPSTTIDKVMTRSIFVTGLATNIANVSQRMIAEDFEMVPVVRSNQTLLGVVTRRDVMEKMSRSQVSALPTFSEQIGQKLSYHHDEVVITVEPFMLEKNGVLANGVLAEILNHMTQDLVVNSGRNLIIEQMLIYFLQAVQIDDTLRIQARIIHHTRRSAIIDYDIYHGHQIVSKANVTVKIN; encoded by the coding sequence ATGAGTAAACACCAGGAAATCTTGTCCTATCTGGAAGAGCTGCCAATTGGGAAAAGAGTTAGTGTTCGCAGTATCTCTAATCATCTAGGTGTTAGTGATGGAACCGCCTACCGAGCTATCAAAGAAGCTGAAAATCGTGGCATCGTTGAAACTCGACCACGTAGTGGAACCATACGAGTTAAGCCAAAAAAAGTGGCTATTGAACGGCTAACCTATGCTGAAATTGCTGAAGTCACCTCCTCTGAAGTTTTAGCCGGCCAGGAAGGGCTAGAGAGAGAGTTTAGCAAATTTTCCATTGGGGCCATGACAGAGCAGAATATCCTGTCCTATCTCCATGATGGTGGTCTTGTGATCGTAGGTGACCGTACTCGTATTCAACTTCTAGCCTTGGAAAATGAAAATGCGGTCCTCGTTACAGGTGGTTTTCATGTTCAGGATGATGTTCTTGAGATGGCCAATAAAAAAAATATTCCAGTCCTGAGAAGTAAACATGATACTTTTACAGTAGCAACCATGATTAACAAGGCCCTTTCAAATGTTCAAATCAAAACTGATATTCTGACAGTTGAAAAGCTCTATCGTCCCAGTCACGAGTATGGTTTTTTGAGAGAAACGGATACAGTCAAAGACTATCTAGACTTGGTTCGTAAGAACAGAAGTAGCCGTTTTCCAGTCGTTAACCAATACCAAGTGGTTGTTGGGGTTGTTACTATGCGTGACGCAGGAGACAAGTCTCCCAGCACGACGATTGACAAGGTGATGACGCGCAGTATCTTCGTAACAGGATTGGCGACCAATATTGCCAATGTCAGTCAACGAATGATCGCAGAAGACTTTGAGATGGTTCCCGTTGTCAGAAGCAACCAAACCCTACTCGGTGTCGTAACACGACGAGATGTCATGGAAAAGATGAGCCGTTCCCAAGTTTCTGCCTTGCCAACTTTCTCAGAGCAAATCGGGCAAAAACTCTCTTATCATCATGATGAAGTCGTCATAACTGTTGAGCCCTTCATGTTGGAGAAAAATGGGGTTCTTGCTAATGGAGTCTTGGCTGAAATCCTCAACCACATGACACAAGATCTCGTTGTGAATAGCGGACGTAATCTCATCATTGAACAGATGTTGATTTATTTCTTGCAGGCTGTACAGATAGATGATACTTTGCGGATTCAGGCTCGCATTATTCACCACACGAGACGCTCAGCCATTATTGATTATGATATTTATCATGGTCATCAGATTGTTTCAAAAGCAAATGTTACGGTTAAAATTAATTAG
- a CDS encoding GNAT family N-acetyltransferase: MNIWTKLAMFSFFETERLYLRPFFFSDSQAFYEIASNPENLQFIFPSQSSLEESQYALANYFMKAPLGVWAIFLQGNQEMIGSIKFEKIDEIKKEAEIGYFLKKDSWSQGYMTEVVTKLCQLSFEEFGLKQLSIITHLENQASQKVALKSGFSLVRQFKGSDRYTRKMRDYLEFRYIKGEFNE, from the coding sequence ATGAATATTTGGACCAAATTAGCAATGTTTTCTTTTTTTGAAACGGAGCGCTTGTATTTGCGTCCTTTCTTTTTTAGTGACAGTCAAGCATTTTACGAGATTGCTTCCAATCCAGAAAATTTGCAGTTTATTTTTCCCAGTCAATCAAGTTTAGAAGAAAGTCAATACGCGCTTGCCAACTATTTTATGAAGGCTCCTCTAGGTGTTTGGGCAATTTTTCTCCAAGGAAATCAGGAAATGATTGGCTCTATTAAATTTGAAAAGATTGATGAAATCAAAAAAGAAGCAGAAATTGGTTATTTCTTAAAAAAGGATTCTTGGTCACAAGGTTATATGACAGAAGTAGTTACCAAGCTTTGTCAGCTTTCCTTTGAAGAATTTGGTTTAAAACAATTATCCATCATCACTCATCTGGAGAATCAGGCTAGTCAAAAAGTAGCCTTAAAATCGGGATTTAGTCTCGTCCGACAGTTTAAGGGGAGCGACCGCTATACACGAAAAATGAGAGACTATCTTGAATTTCGATATATAAAAGGAGAATTCAATGAGTAA
- a CDS encoding UDP-N-acetylglucosamine 1-carboxyvinyltransferase yields the protein MRKIVINGGRPLQGEITISGAKNSVVALIPAIILSDDIVTLDCVPDISDVASLVEIMEIMGATVKRYDDVLEIDPRGVQNIPMPYGKINSLRASYYFYGSLLGRFGEATVGLPGGCDLGPRPIDLHLKAFEAMGAKVSYEGDNMNLSAQGKGLHGASIYMDTVSVGATINTMIAAVKAKGRTVIENAAREPEIIDVATLLNNMGAHIRGAGTDIIIIDGVEKLHGTRHQVIPDRIEAGTYISLAAAVGKGIRINNVLYEHLEGFIAKLEEMGVHMTVSEDSIFVEEQSDLKAINIKTAPYPGFATDLQQPITPLLLTAQGRGTIIDTIYEKRVNHVFELAKMDADIMTTNDHIIYNGGRRLHGASVKATDLRAGAALVIAGLMAEGKTEITNIEFILRGYSDIIEKLRSLGADITLVED from the coding sequence ATGAGAAAAATTGTCATCAATGGTGGACGTCCATTGCAAGGTGAGATCACCATTAGCGGTGCTAAAAATAGTGTTGTAGCACTTATTCCAGCTATTATCTTATCAGATGATATTGTCACTTTAGATTGTGTTCCAGATATTTCAGACGTTGCTAGTCTTGTCGAAATCATGGAAATTATGGGGGCGACTGTTAAGCGTTATGACGATGTCTTGGAGATTGATCCAAGAGGTGTTCAAAATATTCCTATGCCTTATGGTAAGATCAATAGCTTGCGTGCTTCTTATTATTTCTACGGAAGTCTCTTAGGTCGCTTTGGTGAAGCTACAGTTGGACTTCCTGGTGGATGTGATCTGGGGCCTCGTCCGATTGATCTTCACTTAAAAGCCTTTGAGGCCATGGGTGCTAAAGTTAGCTATGAGGGAGATAATATGAATTTATCTGCCCAAGGTAAGGGACTTCATGGCGCAAGTATTTACATGGATACCGTCAGCGTTGGTGCAACGATTAACACCATGATTGCTGCGGTCAAAGCTAAGGGGCGTACTGTCATTGAAAATGCGGCTCGTGAACCGGAAATTATCGATGTTGCTACCCTTTTGAACAATATGGGCGCTCACATTCGTGGTGCAGGGACTGATATTATCATTATTGATGGTGTTGAGAAACTTCATGGAACGCGTCACCAAGTCATTCCAGACCGTATCGAAGCTGGAACCTATATTTCACTTGCTGCAGCGGTAGGAAAAGGAATCCGTATTAACAACGTTCTCTATGAGCACTTAGAAGGTTTTATCGCCAAACTAGAGGAAATGGGCGTTCATATGACGGTCTCAGAAGACAGTATCTTCGTTGAAGAGCAGTCTGATTTGAAGGCCATCAATATCAAAACAGCTCCTTATCCTGGATTTGCAACTGATTTGCAACAGCCAATAACTCCGCTATTGCTGACTGCTCAAGGTCGTGGAACCATTATTGATACGATTTATGAAAAACGTGTTAACCATGTTTTTGAATTAGCAAAAATGGATGCGGATATTATGACTACAAATGATCATATTATCTACAATGGTGGTCGTAGATTGCACGGGGCAAGCGTAAAAGCTACAGACTTGCGAGCTGGTGCAGCGCTTGTTATTGCTGGCTTGATGGCTGAAGGTAAAACTGAAATTACAAATATTGAGTTTATCCTGCGAGGCTACTCAGATATTATTGAGAAATTGCGTAGTCTGGGAGCGGATATTACACTCGTTGAAGACTAA
- the pyk gene encoding pyruvate kinase has product MNKRVKIVATLGPAVEIRGGKKFGDDGYWGEKLDVEASAKNIAKLIEAGANTFRFNFSHGDHQEQGERMATVKLAEKLAGKKVGFLLDTKGPEIRTELFEGEAKEYSYKTGEKIRVATKQGIKSTRDVIALNVAGALDIYDDVEIGKQVLVDDGKLGLRVIGKDDSTREFEVEVENDGIIAKQKGVNIPNTKIPFPALAERDNADIRFGLEQGINFIAISFVRTAKDVNEVRAICEETGNGHVQLFAKIENQQGIDNLDEIIEAADGIMIARGDMGIEVPFEMVPVYQKMIITKVNAAGKVSITATNMLETMTEKPRATRSEVSDVFNAVIDGTDATMLSGESANGKYPLESVTTMATIDKNAQTLLKEYGRLSSVNLPRNSKTEVMASAVKDATNSMNIKLVVTLTKTGHTARLISKYRPDADILAITFDELTQRGLMLNWGVIPVTTDRPSNTDDMFDLAERIAVEQGLVESGDDIVIVAGVPLGEAIRTNTMRIRTVR; this is encoded by the coding sequence ATGAATAAACGTGTAAAAATCGTTGCAACTTTGGGTCCTGCGGTTGAAATCCGTGGTGGAAAGAAATTCGGTGATGACGGATACTGGGGTGAAAAACTTGACGTTGAAGCTTCAGCAAAAAACATTGCTAAATTGATTGAAGCGGGAGCTAACACTTTCCGTTTCAACTTCTCACACGGTGACCACCAAGAACAAGGTGAACGTATGGCAACTGTTAAACTTGCAGAAAAACTTGCAGGTAAAAAAGTTGGTTTCCTTCTTGATACTAAAGGACCAGAAATCCGTACTGAATTGTTCGAAGGTGAAGCTAAAGAGTACTCATACAAAACTGGTGAAAAAATCCGTGTTGCAACTAAACAAGGAATCAAATCAACTCGCGATGTGATTGCTTTAAACGTTGCTGGTGCTCTTGACATCTATGATGACGTTGAGATTGGAAAACAAGTGCTTGTTGATGACGGAAAACTTGGACTTCGCGTAATTGGTAAGGATGACTCAACTCGTGAATTTGAAGTAGAAGTTGAAAATGACGGCATCATTGCTAAGCAAAAAGGTGTAAACATCCCGAATACTAAGATTCCTTTCCCAGCACTTGCTGAGCGTGACAACGCTGACATCCGCTTTGGTCTTGAACAAGGTATTAACTTCATCGCGATTTCATTCGTCCGTACTGCAAAAGACGTAAACGAAGTTCGTGCAATCTGTGAAGAAACTGGTAATGGTCACGTTCAATTGTTCGCTAAAATCGAAAACCAACAAGGTATCGACAACTTGGATGAAATCATTGAAGCTGCTGACGGTATCATGATTGCTCGTGGTGACATGGGTATCGAAGTACCATTCGAAATGGTTCCAGTTTACCAAAAAATGATCATCACAAAAGTAAATGCAGCTGGTAAAGTCTCTATCACAGCAACAAACATGCTTGAAACCATGACTGAAAAACCACGTGCAACGCGTTCAGAAGTATCAGACGTGTTTAACGCTGTTATCGATGGAACCGATGCTACAATGCTTTCAGGTGAGTCTGCAAATGGTAAATATCCACTTGAGTCAGTTACTACGATGGCAACTATTGACAAAAATGCTCAAACTCTTTTAAAAGAATACGGTCGCTTGTCATCTGTTAACTTGCCACGTAATTCTAAGACTGAGGTTATGGCTTCAGCTGTTAAGGATGCGACAAATTCTATGAATATCAAGTTGGTGGTTACTCTTACTAAGACAGGTCACACTGCTCGTTTGATTTCTAAGTACCGTCCAGATGCTGATATCTTGGCAATCACTTTCGATGAATTGACTCAGCGTGGTTTGATGCTTAACTGGGGAGTTATTCCAGTAACAACTGATCGCCCATCAAACACTGATGATATGTTTGATCTCGCTGAAAGAATTGCAGTTGAGCAAGGTTTGGTAGAATCTGGTGATGATATTGTTATCGTTGCAGGTGTACCACTTGGCGAAGCTATCCGTACAAACACAATGCGTATCCGTACAGTACGTTAA
- the pfkA gene encoding 6-phosphofructokinase, whose protein sequence is MKRIAVLTSGGDAPGMNAAIRAVVRQAISEGMEVFGIYDGYAGMVAGEIYPLDAASVGDIISRGGTFLHSARYPEFAQLEGQLKGIEQLKKHGIEGVVVIGGDGSYHGAMRLTEHGFPAIGLPGTIDNDIVGTDFTIGFDTAVTTAMDAIDKIRDTSSSHRRTFVVEVMGRNAGDIALWAGIATGADEIIIPEEGFKMEDIVASIKAGYECGKKHNIIVLAEGVMSADEFGKKLKEAGDTSDLRVTELGHIQRGGSPTARDRVLASRMGAHAVKLLKQGIGGVAVGIRNEKMVENPILGTAEEGALFSLTADGKIVVNNPHKADLELASLNKSLS, encoded by the coding sequence ATGAAACGTATTGCTGTTTTGACCAGTGGTGGAGATGCCCCTGGTATGAATGCTGCCATCCGTGCAGTAGTTCGCCAAGCAATCTCAGAAGGAATGGAAGTTTTTGGTATCTATGATGGGTATGCAGGTATGGTTGCCGGCGAAATTTATCCACTTGATGCTGCTTCAGTAGGAGACATCATTTCCCGTGGTGGTACTTTCCTTCACTCTGCTCGTTACCCTGAGTTTGCACAACTTGAAGGCCAACTTAAAGGGATTGAGCAGTTGAAAAAACACGGTATTGAAGGTGTCGTTGTTATCGGTGGTGACGGTTCTTATCACGGAGCTATGCGCTTGACTGAACATGGATTCCCTGCTATTGGGCTTCCAGGTACAATCGATAACGATATCGTAGGTACTGACTTCACAATCGGATTTGATACTGCAGTTACTACTGCAATGGATGCAATCGATAAGATTCGTGATACATCATCAAGTCACCGTCGTACTTTCGTTGTTGAAGTAATGGGACGTAATGCTGGTGATATCGCACTTTGGGCAGGTATTGCAACTGGTGCTGATGAAATCATTATCCCTGAAGAAGGCTTCAAGATGGAAGATATCGTAGCTAGTATCAAAGCTGGTTATGAATGCGGTAAAAAACACAACATCATCGTTTTGGCCGAGGGGGTTATGTCAGCCGATGAATTCGGTAAGAAACTCAAGGAAGCAGGAGATACTAGTGACCTTCGTGTGACTGAGCTTGGACATATCCAACGTGGTGGTTCACCAACCGCTCGTGACCGTGTATTAGCGTCACGTATGGGAGCACACGCTGTTAAACTTCTCAAACAAGGAATCGGTGGTGTCGCTGTTGGTATCCGTAACGAAAAAATGGTTGAAAACCCAATTCTTGGAACAGCAGAAGAAGGAGCCTTGTTCAGCCTAACAGCTGATGGCAAAATCGTTGTTAACAACCCTCACAAAGCTGACCTTGAACTTGCTAGCTTGAACAAGAGCTTGTCATAA